The Montipora capricornis isolate CH-2021 chromosome 6, ASM3666992v2, whole genome shotgun sequence genome has a window encoding:
- the LOC138053643 gene encoding uncharacterized protein isoform X2, with protein MADFDLEVKCSLYTINSKDSETPSVKPWWCRTTLCEQGSLQTLEKRLKAKVSDHLRKQNVLDYLVVINVHKKSANDGQKKPKNYKLIDDETWTSCYRDIRQNPGDYELHVELREIQYKAPLTLTSKKQFTKKATCDDTTLLSKLTKTSQNPIDGYERTPKQEADLQKMKTDVEKTYCTKYAKAEAWNELWIKCVCGELFQINRLRYWKFFGQEKGHWVRCPERKRHEMQDTTRNIDEPPNSAKRRRLTQGTLQSFLGKKLATPNNTDNTSTTTVSEPVNTPSNVANVSDTTSAEEEITSEDIDTTSSDESNDEESDEDAREPLASGSRDRTEPMTEFISNFSEDSGEDSDLVDENWPVNRPRWLEDLDPLAVLIQKCVTNGLQQDHIFYRLVSNACQFALDGSDPRKQFQWDTHVKEFINSLETVGSTSVVNLLRGPGPPREKNEAYKFSWDHVNVPLPSKFCRSKLQPMVVSAKGVIHHLLMNFIKIAQESTPLVTNNLVHVVPVCMSRDAMAIKPGGLIDYNKKEIVGLEKKIDVRYVKEHPKPGPDELKFFTEAGAVILTTLDNGTSLLVGSDYLTKSTSGDAVFCFIKDCVVKIQCCLACLDRTPKSGSGILEGIPDCKSSCMECSKNILDGIWGPCVNCAGRGQPSAYPSLKACHHCLEKGIQCVKIVVLMWASDSESNNRKAMKSIKEAKESGEIDENLALLNACPDVVHIGKKLHRSLANWWLWAGSCRFNLIILRILRNDADPEVRKLARSLLSAKCVLQKDRMDFNLVLEACQPGVIDLLRDVHMVTATLLPEPYWVWQGNVKGIVQRPVSVAVGPFGTILVLDQGQAQNKGRLLKARLHYPANVEVIAENLQSPLDVHYMNGTAFVTETRGICYCDLSNKATISPKRMGKRELFAFADEKGIIPNDAQLADYTCPVLRQKLQRWIEDHQEQIPQVPPMPQELQREDSDVNNGVGKKRRDKKMSAVRLKIVNAQIQNPKVLASCLDLLFAANNKSVYELTISSNGIAFQATARRIVDLPMNCIPHGLAYHENCLYVADSNEESGGITKFCLDGTAPQKVITNNQCAVAHGLAFDGPNLIFSDRKRNLVKQLTPSGEVTVISGNGELKTASGKATSSSHAQPTGLATEGHTVYVCDTGSQTLRIITPTTALASYLENIQKMFQVFSVHSDKTKHGYTKDVGLDEVIANMVQVQQYFNEIVSSIREHVHKPTLNPEGPHGSPAYITVEAVTWVTDTLKELNYLFSNIVDEREPDLIADYKQAFRSLSILTLVVEHFFSTMRGRYAMPYMLQYAQLLMPTIQETVKRMTNASFIYFTRKKAHYPDPTASVRYANLKWPVKPPTAPITSEDLQELQEWQSRYCGGVRQRSVRDISKYDAGTLPAFANAEETNQAEVLSSRMHFEGEQCGEENAVESVNEEHHPVEVLFQKGVFLVVKPGYEMFAPDDIPRASFYLTMTDSDVFVDPSETDINVLWYSFTETTDDQFGCFVAVGTGRVLKKGILFALSDTDITTRDNDDIIHLTDTCYSRILNSLNPQTPTASAAAEFAESESQEFNQLQRESSVESQHVEYIDIERTEIRSRRERCVRKRRNEDMVYY; from the exons ATGGCAGATTTCGACTTAGAAGTCAAGTGTTCTCTATATACCATCAACTCTAAAGATTCTGAAACTCCCTCTGTAAAGCCGTGGTGGTGCCGAACAACATTATGCGAACAGGGGAGCTTACAAACTCTTGAGAAACGCTTGAAGGCTAAG GTTTCTGATCATCTTAGAAAGCAAAATGTTTTAGACTATCTTGTAGTCATAAACGTTCATAAAAAATCTGCCAACGATGGacaaaagaagccaaaaaattacaaactaaTTGATGATGAGACGTGGACGAGCTGTTACAGAGACATCCGACAGAACCCAGGAGATTATGAGCTACATG TTGAACTCAGAGAAATCCAATACAAAGCACCGTTAACCcttacttcaaagaaacagttCACGAAGAAAGCTACGTGTGATGATACCACTCTTCTATCTAAGCTGACGAAGACTTCCCAGAATCCAATAGACGGGTACGAAAGGACGCCGAAACAAGAAGCGgatttacaaaaaatgaaaactg ATGTTGAGAAAACGTACTGTACGAAATATGCCAAAGCGGAAGCGTGGAACGAACTGTGGATAAAATGTGTTTGCGGGGAACTATTTCAAATAAACAGGCTGAGATATTGGAAGTTTTTTGGTCAAG AGAAAGGCCACTGGGTCAGGTGTCCGGAAAGAAAGAGACATGAAATGCAGGACACTACGAGGAACATTGATGAACCACCTAATAGTGCAAAGCGACGACGCCTGACACAAGGGACGTTGCAGTCATTTTTGGGAAAGAAACTAGCGACGCCAAACAACACAGACAACACCTCTACCACCACTGTCAGTGAACCAGTCAACACACCGTCTAACGTCGCTAATGTCAGTGATACAACATCGGCTGAAGAAGAAATCACCTCTGAAGACAT TGATACAACATCGAGCGATGAAAGTAATGATGAGGAAAGTGATGAAGATGCACGAGAGCCCTTAGCGTCAGGCTCGAGAGACCGTACAGAACCAATGACTGAGTTTATCAGCAACTTCTCGGAAGATAGCGGTGAGGATTCTGACCTGGTCGACGAGAACTGGCCAGTCAACAG ACCAAGATGGTTGGAAGACCTGGACCCTTTAGCGGTTCTCATCCAGAAATGTGTCACTAATGGCTTGCAACAGGATCACATATTCTATCGTCTCGTGTCCAATGCCTGCCAATTTGCTCTGGACGGAAGTGATCCTCGTAAACAATTCCAGTGGGATACCCATGTCAAAGAGTTCATAAATTCATTGGAGACTGTTGGCTCGACATCTGTTGTTAACCTGCTAAGGGGCCCAGGGCCACCTCGGGAGAAAAATGAGGCGTACAAGTTCAGTTGGGATCATGTCAACGTTCCATTGCCAAGTAAGTTCTGCAGAAGCAAACTGCAACCCATGGTTGTATCAGCTAAGGGCGTCATTCATCACCTGCTGATGAACTTTATAAAAATAGCCCAGGAAAGTACGCCTTTGGTGACGAACAATCTAGTTCACGTTGTACCTGTCTGTATGTCTAGAGACGCAATGGCGATTAAACCTGGGGGTCTTATAGACTACAACAAGAAGGAAATTGTTGGTCTAGAAAAGAAGATTGACGTCCGTTACGTAAAGGAACATCCCAAACCTGGGCCTGATGAATTAAAGTTCTTCACAGAAGCGGGTGCAGTGATACTGACCACTCTAGACAACGGTACATCCCTACTGGTTGGCAGCGATTATCTCACAAAGTCCACGTCAGGTGATGCCGTCTTTTGCTTTATCAAGGATTGCGTGGTCAAGATTCAATGCTGCCTCGCCTGTTTAGACAGAACACCTAAATCTGGGTCCGGAATTTTAGAGGGTATTCCTGATTGTAAATCGAGCTGCATGGAGTGTTCCAAGAACATACTAGATGGTATTTGGGGACCTTGTGTGAATTGTGCGGGCAGAGGACAGCCCTCGGCCTATCCGTCGCTGAAGGCGTGTCACCACTGCCTAGAAAAAGGTATTCAGTGTGTCAAGATAGTGGTGTTGATGTGGGCCAGCGATAGTGAATCAAATAATCGGAAGGCCATGAAATCTATCAAAGAGGCTAAAGAATCAGGTGAAATCGATGAAAACCTAGCTCTCCTAAATGCATGCCCTGACGTGGTCCATATCGGGAAAAAGCTTCACAGGTCACTGGCAAACTGGTGGCTTTGGGCTGGTTCCTGTAGGTTCAACCTTATAATCCTGCGAATCCTTCGTAATGACGCTGACCCAGAAGTACGGAAGCTGGCCAGAAGTTTACTTTCTGCAAAATGTGTTCTTCAAAAGGATAGAATGGATTTCAACTTGGTTCTCGAGGCTTGTCAGCCAGGCGTCATCGATCTTCTAAGAGATGTTCACATGGTCACTGCCACCCTCTTACCTGAGCCTTACTGGGTCTGGCAAGGAAATGTAAAGGGAATCGTGCAACGGCCAGTCTCTGTCGCTGTAGGACCATTTGGTACCATCTTAGTACTTGACCAAGGGCAAGCCCAAAACAAAGGCAGACTGCTCAAGGCTCGATTGCATTATCCTGCTAACGTTGAAGTTATTGCAGAGAATCTTCAAAGCCCACTCGATGTGCACTACATGAATGGAACCGCATTTGTAACTGAGACAAGAGGCATCTGCTATTGCGATCTTTCCAACAAAGCGACTATTTCTCCCAAGAGGATGGGCAAGCGTGAATTGTTTGCCTTTGCTGATGAAAAAGGCATTATTCCGAACGATGCCCAGCTTGCTGACTACACTTGTCCTGTTCTACGACAAAAGCTTCAGAGATGGATAGAGGATCATCAGGAACAAATACCTCAGGTGCCACCCATGCCACAGGAACTTCAAAGAGAAGACAGCGATGTCAACAATGGTGTTGGAAAGAAAAGAAGGGACAAGAAAATGTCAGCTGTACGTCTGAAGATTGTTAATGCACAAATTCAAAATCCAAAAGTTCTGGCCTCATGCCTGGACCTGCTTTTTGCTGCCAACAATAAGTCGGTGTATGAGCTAACCATCTCAAGCAATGGTATTGCTTTTCAAGCAACTGCTCGACGGATTGTAGACTTACCGATGAACTGCATACCACATGGACTAGCATACCATGAGAACTGTCTCTATGTCGCTGACTCGAACGAAGAATCTGGTGGTATAACGAAGTTTTGTCTTGATGGTACGGCGCCACAGAAAGTGATAACCAACAATCAGTGCGCTGTGGCACATGGCCTAGCTTTTGATGGTCCGAATCTGATCTTTTCGGACAGAAAACGAAACCTGGTCAAACAGCTAACACCCAGCGGTGAAGTCACTGTAATTTCTGGAAATGGAGAATTGAAGACAGCAAGTGGAAAAGCGACATCAAGTAGTCATGCACAACCCACTGGCTTGGCAACTGAAGGGCATACGGTGTATGTGTGTGACACAGGATCACAAACTCTAAGAATCATCACTCCAACAACCGCATTGGCTTCATACTTGGAAAACATCCAAAAGATGTTTCAAGTGTTTTCTGTACATTCTGACAAGACGAAACACGGGTATACTAAGGACGTCGGCCTTGATGAGGTTATCGCCAACATGGTCCAGGTCCAGCAATACTTTAATGAAATTGTCAGCAGTATCAGGGAACACGTCCATAAGCCAACTCTAAACCCTGAAGGGCCACACGGCTCACCCGCTTACATAACCGTGGAGGCTGTGACCTGGGTCACTGACACCTTGAAGGAACTGAACTATCTATTTAGCAACATTGTTGACGAGCGTGAGCCCGATTTAATTGCAGATTACAAGCAGGCATTCAGGTCTCTTTCAATCCTGACCCTTGTGgtggaacattttttttcaaccatGCGTGGTCGTTATGCTATGCCGTACATGCTGCAATATGCCCAGCTGCTAATGCCCACAATACAGGAGACAGTAAAAAGGATGACAAACGCATCATTCATTTACTTCACACGCAAAAAAGCCCACTATCCAGACCCAACAGCTTCAGTGCGCTATGCAAACCTCAAATGGCCTGTGAAACCGCCAACAGCTCCCATCACGTCCGAAGATTTACAGGAACTGCAGGAATGGCAGAGTCGGTATTGTGGCGGCGTTCGGCAACGGTCTGTCAGAGATATCAGTAAATATGACGCGGGTACCCTTCCAGCATTTGCCAATGCAGAGGAGACGAATCAGGCAGAAGTTTTGAGTTCCAGAATGCACTTTGAAGGAGAACAGTGTGGAGAGGAAAATGCAGTAGAATCTGTAAACGAGGAGCATCATCCAGTCGAAGTCTTATTTCAAAAGGGAGTCTTTCTCGTAGTCAAGCCAGGATACGAGATGTTTGCTCCAGATGACATCCCAAGAGCAAGTTTCTATTTGACTATGACGGATTCTGATGTATTCGTTGACCCCAGTGAGACCGACATTAATGTTCTGTGGTACTCCTTCACTGAGACAACAGATGACCAATTTGGCTGCTTTGTGGCCGTAGGAACAGGAAGAGTACTGAAGAAAGGAATCCTGTTTGCTTTGAGTGATACTGACATAACCACTCGAGACAATGATGACATTATACACTTGACAGACACATGCTACTCGCGAATTTTGAACTCTCTAAACCCCCAAACTCCAACCGCTTCTGCAGCTGCAGAGTTTGCAGAATCTGAAAGCCAAGAATTCAACCAGCTGCAAAGAGAGTCTTCCGTTGAAAGCCAGCATGTAGAGTATATTGACATTGAAAGGACTGAAATTCGAAGCCGCAGAGAAAGATGCGTTAGGAAAAGGAGGAATGAGGACATGGTATATTACTAA
- the LOC138053643 gene encoding uncharacterized protein isoform X1: MADFDLEVKCSLYTINSKDSETPSVKPWWCRTTLCEQGSLQTLEKRLKAKVSDHLRKQNVLDYLVVINVHKKSANDGQKKPKNYKLIDDETWTSCYRDIRQNPGDYELHVELREIQYKAPLTLTSKKQFTKKATCDDTTLLSKLTKTSQNPIDGYERTPKQEADLQKMKTGKTWLLYKCWFFSLFRAVTLNLKRFGFKHIKMLNCISLNFVSDVEKTYCTKYAKAEAWNELWIKCVCGELFQINRLRYWKFFGQEKGHWVRCPERKRHEMQDTTRNIDEPPNSAKRRRLTQGTLQSFLGKKLATPNNTDNTSTTTVSEPVNTPSNVANVSDTTSAEEEITSEDIDTTSSDESNDEESDEDAREPLASGSRDRTEPMTEFISNFSEDSGEDSDLVDENWPVNRPRWLEDLDPLAVLIQKCVTNGLQQDHIFYRLVSNACQFALDGSDPRKQFQWDTHVKEFINSLETVGSTSVVNLLRGPGPPREKNEAYKFSWDHVNVPLPSKFCRSKLQPMVVSAKGVIHHLLMNFIKIAQESTPLVTNNLVHVVPVCMSRDAMAIKPGGLIDYNKKEIVGLEKKIDVRYVKEHPKPGPDELKFFTEAGAVILTTLDNGTSLLVGSDYLTKSTSGDAVFCFIKDCVVKIQCCLACLDRTPKSGSGILEGIPDCKSSCMECSKNILDGIWGPCVNCAGRGQPSAYPSLKACHHCLEKGIQCVKIVVLMWASDSESNNRKAMKSIKEAKESGEIDENLALLNACPDVVHIGKKLHRSLANWWLWAGSCRFNLIILRILRNDADPEVRKLARSLLSAKCVLQKDRMDFNLVLEACQPGVIDLLRDVHMVTATLLPEPYWVWQGNVKGIVQRPVSVAVGPFGTILVLDQGQAQNKGRLLKARLHYPANVEVIAENLQSPLDVHYMNGTAFVTETRGICYCDLSNKATISPKRMGKRELFAFADEKGIIPNDAQLADYTCPVLRQKLQRWIEDHQEQIPQVPPMPQELQREDSDVNNGVGKKRRDKKMSAVRLKIVNAQIQNPKVLASCLDLLFAANNKSVYELTISSNGIAFQATARRIVDLPMNCIPHGLAYHENCLYVADSNEESGGITKFCLDGTAPQKVITNNQCAVAHGLAFDGPNLIFSDRKRNLVKQLTPSGEVTVISGNGELKTASGKATSSSHAQPTGLATEGHTVYVCDTGSQTLRIITPTTALASYLENIQKMFQVFSVHSDKTKHGYTKDVGLDEVIANMVQVQQYFNEIVSSIREHVHKPTLNPEGPHGSPAYITVEAVTWVTDTLKELNYLFSNIVDEREPDLIADYKQAFRSLSILTLVVEHFFSTMRGRYAMPYMLQYAQLLMPTIQETVKRMTNASFIYFTRKKAHYPDPTASVRYANLKWPVKPPTAPITSEDLQELQEWQSRYCGGVRQRSVRDISKYDAGTLPAFANAEETNQAEVLSSRMHFEGEQCGEENAVESVNEEHHPVEVLFQKGVFLVVKPGYEMFAPDDIPRASFYLTMTDSDVFVDPSETDINVLWYSFTETTDDQFGCFVAVGTGRVLKKGILFALSDTDITTRDNDDIIHLTDTCYSRILNSLNPQTPTASAAAEFAESESQEFNQLQRESSVESQHVEYIDIERTEIRSRRERCVRKRRNEDMVYY, translated from the exons ATGGCAGATTTCGACTTAGAAGTCAAGTGTTCTCTATATACCATCAACTCTAAAGATTCTGAAACTCCCTCTGTAAAGCCGTGGTGGTGCCGAACAACATTATGCGAACAGGGGAGCTTACAAACTCTTGAGAAACGCTTGAAGGCTAAG GTTTCTGATCATCTTAGAAAGCAAAATGTTTTAGACTATCTTGTAGTCATAAACGTTCATAAAAAATCTGCCAACGATGGacaaaagaagccaaaaaattacaaactaaTTGATGATGAGACGTGGACGAGCTGTTACAGAGACATCCGACAGAACCCAGGAGATTATGAGCTACATG TTGAACTCAGAGAAATCCAATACAAAGCACCGTTAACCcttacttcaaagaaacagttCACGAAGAAAGCTACGTGTGATGATACCACTCTTCTATCTAAGCTGACGAAGACTTCCCAGAATCCAATAGACGGGTACGAAAGGACGCCGAAACAAGAAGCGgatttacaaaaaatgaaaactggtAAGACGTGGTTACTCTataagtgttggtttttcagtcTGTTTCGTGCCGTTACATTGAATTTAAAAAGGTTTGGTTTCAAACATATCAAAATGCTAAATTGTATTTCTCTTAACTTTGTTTCAGATGTTGAGAAAACGTACTGTACGAAATATGCCAAAGCGGAAGCGTGGAACGAACTGTGGATAAAATGTGTTTGCGGGGAACTATTTCAAATAAACAGGCTGAGATATTGGAAGTTTTTTGGTCAAG AGAAAGGCCACTGGGTCAGGTGTCCGGAAAGAAAGAGACATGAAATGCAGGACACTACGAGGAACATTGATGAACCACCTAATAGTGCAAAGCGACGACGCCTGACACAAGGGACGTTGCAGTCATTTTTGGGAAAGAAACTAGCGACGCCAAACAACACAGACAACACCTCTACCACCACTGTCAGTGAACCAGTCAACACACCGTCTAACGTCGCTAATGTCAGTGATACAACATCGGCTGAAGAAGAAATCACCTCTGAAGACAT TGATACAACATCGAGCGATGAAAGTAATGATGAGGAAAGTGATGAAGATGCACGAGAGCCCTTAGCGTCAGGCTCGAGAGACCGTACAGAACCAATGACTGAGTTTATCAGCAACTTCTCGGAAGATAGCGGTGAGGATTCTGACCTGGTCGACGAGAACTGGCCAGTCAACAG ACCAAGATGGTTGGAAGACCTGGACCCTTTAGCGGTTCTCATCCAGAAATGTGTCACTAATGGCTTGCAACAGGATCACATATTCTATCGTCTCGTGTCCAATGCCTGCCAATTTGCTCTGGACGGAAGTGATCCTCGTAAACAATTCCAGTGGGATACCCATGTCAAAGAGTTCATAAATTCATTGGAGACTGTTGGCTCGACATCTGTTGTTAACCTGCTAAGGGGCCCAGGGCCACCTCGGGAGAAAAATGAGGCGTACAAGTTCAGTTGGGATCATGTCAACGTTCCATTGCCAAGTAAGTTCTGCAGAAGCAAACTGCAACCCATGGTTGTATCAGCTAAGGGCGTCATTCATCACCTGCTGATGAACTTTATAAAAATAGCCCAGGAAAGTACGCCTTTGGTGACGAACAATCTAGTTCACGTTGTACCTGTCTGTATGTCTAGAGACGCAATGGCGATTAAACCTGGGGGTCTTATAGACTACAACAAGAAGGAAATTGTTGGTCTAGAAAAGAAGATTGACGTCCGTTACGTAAAGGAACATCCCAAACCTGGGCCTGATGAATTAAAGTTCTTCACAGAAGCGGGTGCAGTGATACTGACCACTCTAGACAACGGTACATCCCTACTGGTTGGCAGCGATTATCTCACAAAGTCCACGTCAGGTGATGCCGTCTTTTGCTTTATCAAGGATTGCGTGGTCAAGATTCAATGCTGCCTCGCCTGTTTAGACAGAACACCTAAATCTGGGTCCGGAATTTTAGAGGGTATTCCTGATTGTAAATCGAGCTGCATGGAGTGTTCCAAGAACATACTAGATGGTATTTGGGGACCTTGTGTGAATTGTGCGGGCAGAGGACAGCCCTCGGCCTATCCGTCGCTGAAGGCGTGTCACCACTGCCTAGAAAAAGGTATTCAGTGTGTCAAGATAGTGGTGTTGATGTGGGCCAGCGATAGTGAATCAAATAATCGGAAGGCCATGAAATCTATCAAAGAGGCTAAAGAATCAGGTGAAATCGATGAAAACCTAGCTCTCCTAAATGCATGCCCTGACGTGGTCCATATCGGGAAAAAGCTTCACAGGTCACTGGCAAACTGGTGGCTTTGGGCTGGTTCCTGTAGGTTCAACCTTATAATCCTGCGAATCCTTCGTAATGACGCTGACCCAGAAGTACGGAAGCTGGCCAGAAGTTTACTTTCTGCAAAATGTGTTCTTCAAAAGGATAGAATGGATTTCAACTTGGTTCTCGAGGCTTGTCAGCCAGGCGTCATCGATCTTCTAAGAGATGTTCACATGGTCACTGCCACCCTCTTACCTGAGCCTTACTGGGTCTGGCAAGGAAATGTAAAGGGAATCGTGCAACGGCCAGTCTCTGTCGCTGTAGGACCATTTGGTACCATCTTAGTACTTGACCAAGGGCAAGCCCAAAACAAAGGCAGACTGCTCAAGGCTCGATTGCATTATCCTGCTAACGTTGAAGTTATTGCAGAGAATCTTCAAAGCCCACTCGATGTGCACTACATGAATGGAACCGCATTTGTAACTGAGACAAGAGGCATCTGCTATTGCGATCTTTCCAACAAAGCGACTATTTCTCCCAAGAGGATGGGCAAGCGTGAATTGTTTGCCTTTGCTGATGAAAAAGGCATTATTCCGAACGATGCCCAGCTTGCTGACTACACTTGTCCTGTTCTACGACAAAAGCTTCAGAGATGGATAGAGGATCATCAGGAACAAATACCTCAGGTGCCACCCATGCCACAGGAACTTCAAAGAGAAGACAGCGATGTCAACAATGGTGTTGGAAAGAAAAGAAGGGACAAGAAAATGTCAGCTGTACGTCTGAAGATTGTTAATGCACAAATTCAAAATCCAAAAGTTCTGGCCTCATGCCTGGACCTGCTTTTTGCTGCCAACAATAAGTCGGTGTATGAGCTAACCATCTCAAGCAATGGTATTGCTTTTCAAGCAACTGCTCGACGGATTGTAGACTTACCGATGAACTGCATACCACATGGACTAGCATACCATGAGAACTGTCTCTATGTCGCTGACTCGAACGAAGAATCTGGTGGTATAACGAAGTTTTGTCTTGATGGTACGGCGCCACAGAAAGTGATAACCAACAATCAGTGCGCTGTGGCACATGGCCTAGCTTTTGATGGTCCGAATCTGATCTTTTCGGACAGAAAACGAAACCTGGTCAAACAGCTAACACCCAGCGGTGAAGTCACTGTAATTTCTGGAAATGGAGAATTGAAGACAGCAAGTGGAAAAGCGACATCAAGTAGTCATGCACAACCCACTGGCTTGGCAACTGAAGGGCATACGGTGTATGTGTGTGACACAGGATCACAAACTCTAAGAATCATCACTCCAACAACCGCATTGGCTTCATACTTGGAAAACATCCAAAAGATGTTTCAAGTGTTTTCTGTACATTCTGACAAGACGAAACACGGGTATACTAAGGACGTCGGCCTTGATGAGGTTATCGCCAACATGGTCCAGGTCCAGCAATACTTTAATGAAATTGTCAGCAGTATCAGGGAACACGTCCATAAGCCAACTCTAAACCCTGAAGGGCCACACGGCTCACCCGCTTACATAACCGTGGAGGCTGTGACCTGGGTCACTGACACCTTGAAGGAACTGAACTATCTATTTAGCAACATTGTTGACGAGCGTGAGCCCGATTTAATTGCAGATTACAAGCAGGCATTCAGGTCTCTTTCAATCCTGACCCTTGTGgtggaacattttttttcaaccatGCGTGGTCGTTATGCTATGCCGTACATGCTGCAATATGCCCAGCTGCTAATGCCCACAATACAGGAGACAGTAAAAAGGATGACAAACGCATCATTCATTTACTTCACACGCAAAAAAGCCCACTATCCAGACCCAACAGCTTCAGTGCGCTATGCAAACCTCAAATGGCCTGTGAAACCGCCAACAGCTCCCATCACGTCCGAAGATTTACAGGAACTGCAGGAATGGCAGAGTCGGTATTGTGGCGGCGTTCGGCAACGGTCTGTCAGAGATATCAGTAAATATGACGCGGGTACCCTTCCAGCATTTGCCAATGCAGAGGAGACGAATCAGGCAGAAGTTTTGAGTTCCAGAATGCACTTTGAAGGAGAACAGTGTGGAGAGGAAAATGCAGTAGAATCTGTAAACGAGGAGCATCATCCAGTCGAAGTCTTATTTCAAAAGGGAGTCTTTCTCGTAGTCAAGCCAGGATACGAGATGTTTGCTCCAGATGACATCCCAAGAGCAAGTTTCTATTTGACTATGACGGATTCTGATGTATTCGTTGACCCCAGTGAGACCGACATTAATGTTCTGTGGTACTCCTTCACTGAGACAACAGATGACCAATTTGGCTGCTTTGTGGCCGTAGGAACAGGAAGAGTACTGAAGAAAGGAATCCTGTTTGCTTTGAGTGATACTGACATAACCACTCGAGACAATGATGACATTATACACTTGACAGACACATGCTACTCGCGAATTTTGAACTCTCTAAACCCCCAAACTCCAACCGCTTCTGCAGCTGCAGAGTTTGCAGAATCTGAAAGCCAAGAATTCAACCAGCTGCAAAGAGAGTCTTCCGTTGAAAGCCAGCATGTAGAGTATATTGACATTGAAAGGACTGAAATTCGAAGCCGCAGAGAAAGATGCGTTAGGAAAAGGAGGAATGAGGACATGGTATATTACTAA